One Pseudomonas rhizophila DNA window includes the following coding sequences:
- a CDS encoding bile acid:sodium symporter family protein yields the protein MRALAALSRFVGNTFAYWVLFFAVLAFLLPQWFVDLKVAIVPLLGLVMFGMGLALKLEDFAEVGRHPGRVVLGVIAQFVIMPGVAWLLCQVFSLPPEIAVGVILVGCCPSGTSSNVMTWLARGDLALAVSLSAITTLLAPLLTPALIWLLASAWLPVSFSALFWSILQIVLLPIVLGIVAQRLLGERVRHAVEVLPLISVVSIVIIVAAVVAASQAKIAESGLLIMAIVMLHNSFGYLLGYFTARLFGLPLAQRKTLSLEVGMQNSGLGAALASAHFSPLAAVPSALFSVWHNISGALLSTYFRRMSEKQDRELLARQAAD from the coding sequence ATGCGCGCACTGGCTGCATTGAGTCGTTTTGTCGGCAATACCTTCGCTTACTGGGTGCTGTTTTTTGCCGTGCTGGCATTCTTGCTACCGCAATGGTTCGTCGACCTGAAAGTCGCCATCGTCCCCTTGCTGGGGCTGGTGATGTTCGGCATGGGCCTGGCGCTCAAGCTGGAGGACTTTGCCGAAGTGGGCCGTCATCCAGGGCGGGTGGTCCTGGGGGTGATTGCACAATTTGTCATCATGCCCGGCGTGGCGTGGCTGCTCTGCCAAGTATTCAGCCTGCCACCGGAGATTGCCGTCGGGGTGATTCTGGTGGGTTGCTGTCCGAGCGGCACCTCCTCCAATGTCATGACCTGGTTGGCCCGCGGCGACCTGGCTTTGGCCGTGTCGCTTTCGGCCATTACCACCCTGCTCGCGCCTTTGCTGACCCCGGCGCTGATCTGGCTGCTGGCTTCCGCCTGGTTGCCGGTGTCGTTCTCGGCGCTTTTCTGGTCGATCCTGCAGATCGTACTGCTGCCTATCGTGCTGGGCATCGTTGCTCAACGCCTGTTGGGAGAGCGGGTTCGTCACGCGGTGGAAGTGCTACCGCTGATCTCGGTAGTGAGCATCGTGATCATTGTTGCGGCGGTAGTGGCGGCCAGTCAGGCGAAGATCGCCGAGTCCGGCCTGCTGATCATGGCGATCGTGATGCTGCATAACAGCTTCGGTTACCTGTTGGGTTACTTCACCGCTCGCCTGTTCGGGTTGCCACTGGCCCAGCGCAAGACCTTGTCGCTGGAGGTGGGCATGCAAAACTCCGGTCTGGGCGCAGCCCTAGCCAGTGCGCATTTCTCGCCGCTGGCGGCGGTGCCCAGCGCGCTGTTCAGCGTCTGGCACAATATTTCCGGGGCGCTGCTCTCGACGTATTTCCGCCGTATGAGCGAAAAGCAGGACCGTGAACTGCTCGCCCGCCAAGCGGCGGACTGA
- the rdgC gene encoding recombination-associated protein RdgC, whose protein sequence is MWFKNLLIYRLTQDLPFDAEALETALASKLARPCASQELTTYGFVAPFGKGEDAPLVHISQDFLLIAARKEERILPGSVVRDALKEKVEEIEAEQMRKVYKKERDQLKDEIIQAFLPRAFIRRSSTFAAIAPKQGLILVNSASPKRAEDLLSTLREVLGSLPVRPLTVKTAPTAIMTDWVKTQKAADDFFVLDECELRDTHEDGGIVRCKRQDLTSDEIQLHLNTGKVVTQLSLAWQDKLSFVLDDKMVVKRLKFEDLLQDQAEQDGGDEALGQLDASFTLMMLTFGEFLPALVEALGGEEMPQGI, encoded by the coding sequence ATGTGGTTCAAAAACCTGCTTATCTATCGCCTGACCCAAGATCTGCCTTTTGATGCCGAGGCGTTGGAAACTGCACTGGCCAGCAAACTGGCGCGTCCATGTGCAAGCCAGGAGTTGACCACTTACGGTTTCGTCGCGCCGTTCGGTAAAGGCGAAGACGCACCTCTGGTGCACATCAGCCAGGATTTCCTGCTGATCGCCGCACGCAAGGAAGAACGCATCCTGCCAGGCAGCGTCGTACGCGATGCCCTGAAAGAAAAGGTCGAAGAGATCGAAGCCGAACAAATGCGCAAGGTCTATAAAAAGGAACGGGACCAGCTCAAGGATGAAATCATCCAGGCGTTTCTGCCTCGCGCGTTCATTCGTCGCTCGTCCACCTTCGCTGCCATCGCACCGAAACAGGGTCTGATCCTGGTCAACTCCGCCAGCCCGAAACGCGCCGAAGACCTGCTCTCCACCCTGCGCGAAGTCCTCGGCTCGCTGCCGGTGCGCCCACTGACTGTGAAAACCGCACCCACCGCCATCATGACCGACTGGGTCAAGACTCAGAAAGCCGCCGACGATTTCTTCGTGCTGGATGAATGCGAGCTGCGCGACACTCACGAAGATGGCGGCATTGTGCGTTGCAAGCGTCAGGACCTGACCAGCGACGAAATCCAGTTGCACTTGAACACCGGCAAGGTGGTGACCCAACTGTCGCTGGCCTGGCAGGACAAGCTGTCTTTCGTGCTCGACGACAAAATGGTGGTCAAGCGCCTGAAGTTCGAAGACTTGCTGCAGGACCAGGCGGAACAGGACGGCGGCGACGAGGCCCTCGGCCAACTGGACGCCAGCTTCACGCTGATGATGTTGACGTTTGGCGAGTTCCTGCCGGCGCTGGTAGAAGCGTTGGGTGGTGAAGAGATGCCTCAGGGGATCTGA
- a CDS encoding Lrp/AsnC family transcriptional regulator — MSATNNHKKPEETAAAPQPLDRTDRAILKTLQRDASISNVALAEKVKLSAPACLRRVERLKQAGLIKGIVALLDSEALDAGMVVLIGVVLDRSTPQSFADFEAAAQKVSGCMECHVVTGEFDYFMLLRTKDSHSFNRLHAEQLLYLPGVRQIRSFMGLRQVLSTTHIPI; from the coding sequence ATGAGCGCAACAAATAATCACAAGAAGCCTGAAGAAACAGCTGCGGCGCCGCAACCGCTTGATCGAACCGACCGAGCGATTCTCAAGACCCTGCAGCGCGATGCCTCCATCTCCAATGTGGCGCTTGCAGAGAAGGTGAAACTGAGCGCGCCGGCTTGCCTCAGGCGCGTCGAACGGCTCAAGCAGGCCGGCCTGATCAAGGGCATCGTCGCATTGCTGGACAGTGAGGCGCTGGACGCGGGAATGGTGGTGTTGATCGGCGTGGTACTGGACCGCTCCACACCGCAATCCTTTGCAGATTTCGAGGCGGCCGCACAAAAGGTATCCGGCTGTATGGAATGCCATGTGGTGACGGGAGAATTCGACTATTTCATGTTGCTGCGAACCAAGGACAGCCACAGCTTCAATCGACTGCATGCCGAACAGTTGCTTTACCTGCCCGGTGTTCGGCAGATCCGCTCGTTCATGGGGTTGCGCCAGGTCTTGTCGACGACCCACATACCCATTTGA
- a CDS encoding 1-aminocyclopropane-1-carboxylate deaminase, giving the protein MNLNRFERYPLTFGPSPITPLKRLSEHLGGKVQLYAKREDCNSGLAFGGNKTRKLEYLIPEALEQGCDTLVSIGGIQSNQTRQVAAVAAHLGMKCVLVQENWVNYSDAVYDRVGNIEMSRIMGAEVRLDAAGFDIGIRPSWEKAMSDVVERGGKPFPIPAGCSEHPYGGLGFVGFAEEVRQQEKELGFKFDYIVVCSVTGSTQAGMVVGFAADGRSKNVIGIDASAKPEQTKAQILRIARHTAELVELGREITEEDVVLDTRFAYPEYGLPNDGTLEAIRLCASLEGVLTDPVYEGKSMHGMIDMVRRGEFPEGSKVLYAHLGGVPALNAYSFLFRNG; this is encoded by the coding sequence ATGAACCTGAATCGTTTCGAACGTTATCCGCTGACCTTTGGTCCCTCTCCCATCACCCCCTTGAAGCGTCTCAGCGAACATTTGGGCGGCAAGGTGCAGTTGTATGCCAAGCGTGAAGACTGCAACAGTGGCCTGGCTTTCGGCGGGAACAAAACCCGCAAGCTTGAATACCTGATTCCCGAAGCACTTGAGCAAGGCTGCGATACCCTGGTTTCCATCGGCGGAATCCAGTCGAACCAGACCCGCCAGGTAGCCGCCGTCGCTGCTCACCTGGGCATGAAGTGCGTACTGGTGCAGGAAAACTGGGTGAACTACTCCGATGCGGTGTATGACCGGGTAGGCAATATCGAGATGTCCCGGATCATGGGTGCAGAGGTACGTCTGGACGCCGCCGGGTTTGACATCGGCATTCGTCCTAGCTGGGAGAAGGCCATGAGCGACGTGGTCGAGCGAGGTGGCAAGCCATTCCCGATCCCGGCGGGGTGTTCCGAGCATCCCTACGGCGGCCTCGGGTTCGTGGGTTTCGCCGAAGAGGTACGGCAGCAGGAAAAAGAACTGGGCTTCAAGTTTGATTACATTGTGGTCTGTTCGGTGACCGGTAGTACCCAGGCCGGCATGGTGGTCGGTTTCGCTGCCGACGGCCGCTCGAAGAACGTCATCGGTATCGACGCCTCGGCCAAACCGGAGCAGACCAAGGCACAGATTCTGCGCATTGCCCGGCACACCGCTGAGTTGGTGGAGCTGGGTCGGGAGATCACTGAAGAGGACGTGGTCCTCGATACGCGCTTCGCCTACCCGGAATATGGCTTGCCCAACGACGGCACGCTGGAAGCTATCCGACTGTGCGCGAGCCTTGAGGGCGTACTGACAGACCCGGTGTATGAAGGTAAATCCATGCACGGGATGATTGATATGGTGCGTCGTGGTGAGTTCCCTGAAGGCTCGAAAGTGCTTTATGCGCATTTGGGCGGGGTTCCCGCGCTGAACGCCTATAGCTTCCTGTTCCGCAACGGATGA
- a CDS encoding M20 family metallopeptidase, translating to MSETHQQALDWLAGQRPAMESLLQRLVDTDSNSYDKAGVDAVGALLAAELEADGIELKRMPVEGFGDVLLAQVPGEAGKPVLLLGHRDTVFPKGTTTTRGFSRDGDLAYGPGVADMKGGLVLNCFALKALKRVGPLPCPVQVLYTGDEEIGSGSARSHIESAAKSARAVLNTEPGRASGNVVSARKGGATLVIEVSGRAAHSGVNHADGASAIEALARKIVKLHALTDYPAGITTNIGLIAGGTSSNTVAPNASAKLDVRFIESQHWEQIFAAIQGIVAEEELPGTSAILKEATTFLPMEARHSEQLLHIYQQQALALGFSVEGEFTGGCADSGFTASLGIPTLCGLGPVGGKVHTDREYLELDTLVPRAQALVATILAVGENR from the coding sequence ATGAGCGAGACCCACCAACAGGCGCTGGACTGGCTCGCCGGCCAGCGCCCCGCCATGGAGTCGTTGTTGCAGCGTCTGGTCGATACCGATTCCAACAGCTATGACAAGGCGGGGGTCGATGCCGTGGGCGCATTGCTCGCAGCGGAACTGGAGGCCGACGGTATCGAGCTCAAGCGGATGCCGGTCGAAGGTTTTGGCGACGTACTGCTTGCCCAAGTACCCGGCGAGGCTGGCAAGCCGGTGCTGTTGCTGGGCCATCGCGACACGGTATTCCCCAAGGGCACGACCACCACCCGTGGCTTCAGCCGCGATGGCGACCTCGCCTACGGCCCCGGCGTAGCCGACATGAAAGGTGGGTTGGTGCTCAACTGCTTCGCCCTCAAGGCACTCAAGCGCGTCGGTCCTTTGCCCTGCCCGGTGCAGGTGCTCTATACCGGTGACGAAGAAATCGGCTCTGGCAGCGCCCGCAGCCATATCGAAAGCGCCGCCAAATCAGCCCGCGCCGTACTCAATACCGAGCCGGGACGGGCCAGCGGCAATGTGGTCAGCGCCCGTAAAGGCGGGGCCACACTGGTCATCGAAGTCAGCGGCCGCGCTGCGCACTCCGGCGTCAACCATGCCGACGGGGCCAGCGCCATCGAGGCGCTGGCCCGAAAGATCGTCAAACTGCATGCCCTGACCGATTACCCCGCAGGCATCACCACCAATATCGGGCTGATCGCCGGCGGCACCTCCAGCAACACTGTCGCGCCCAACGCCTCGGCCAAGCTGGATGTACGGTTTATCGAGTCGCAACACTGGGAGCAGATATTCGCCGCCATCCAAGGCATCGTCGCTGAAGAGGAACTGCCCGGCACGAGCGCCATCCTCAAGGAAGCGACGACCTTCCTGCCGATGGAAGCACGGCACAGCGAGCAACTGCTGCACATCTATCAACAACAAGCACTGGCGCTAGGCTTCAGTGTCGAGGGCGAATTCACCGGCGGCTGCGCCGATTCCGGGTTCACCGCCAGCTTGGGCATTCCAACCCTGTGTGGTCTGGGGCCGGTGGGTGGCAAAGTCCACACCGATCGTGAATACCTGGAACTGGACACGCTGGTTCCACGCGCCCAGGCCTTGGTGGCAACCATTCTGGCCGTCGGCGAGAACCGTTGA
- a CDS encoding M20 family metallopeptidase has product MSRSQAISNTLEQFDNGAFFNLLERSVALPTESQAQDSQPELYRYLNEFITPHVEALGFSVKIYDNPVAERGPFMIATRIEHPQLPTVLSYGHGDVVRGYAAQWREGLSPWQVTVEGDRWYGRGTADNKGQHLINITALEQTLKAREGKLGFNVKLLLEMGEEEGSPGLNAFCAAHRKELAADIFIASDGPRLAATRPTIFLGSRGVFNFELAVNLREGAHHSGNWGGLLANPGIILANAIASMIDEHGRVKVEGLQPSALPDSVRQALADIEVGGGPDDPQIDANWGHPDLSLSEKVFGWNTLDVIAFKTGNPDAPVHAIPGKANAHCHIRFVVNSDYTTFIPAVRAHLDAHGFNNVEVKQSRIDVMHATRLDPQSPWVNWALDSLTQTTGKKPALLPNLGGSLPNDVFADVLGLPTLWVPHSYPACSQHAPNEHLLAPVVKESLQIMAGLFWDLGNDAARLSEEHRARERAQ; this is encoded by the coding sequence ATGAGTCGTTCCCAGGCCATCAGCAACACCCTCGAACAGTTCGACAACGGTGCTTTTTTCAACCTGCTCGAACGTAGTGTCGCCCTGCCCACCGAAAGCCAGGCGCAAGACAGCCAACCTGAGTTGTATCGCTACCTCAACGAGTTCATCACTCCGCATGTCGAGGCGCTGGGTTTCAGCGTAAAAATCTACGACAACCCGGTAGCGGAACGCGGACCATTCATGATCGCCACGCGCATTGAACACCCGCAGCTGCCCACCGTACTCAGCTATGGTCATGGTGATGTGGTGCGCGGCTATGCGGCACAATGGCGTGAAGGCTTGTCACCGTGGCAAGTCACCGTCGAAGGTGATCGCTGGTACGGGCGCGGCACCGCCGATAACAAAGGCCAGCACCTGATCAACATCACCGCGCTGGAGCAGACCCTCAAGGCCCGCGAAGGCAAGCTCGGCTTCAACGTCAAACTGCTGCTGGAAATGGGCGAAGAAGAAGGTTCCCCCGGCCTCAATGCGTTCTGTGCCGCCCACCGCAAGGAGCTGGCGGCGGATATCTTCATCGCCTCGGACGGCCCGCGTCTGGCCGCAACACGGCCTACCATTTTTCTAGGCTCACGCGGGGTGTTCAACTTCGAGCTGGCGGTCAATCTGCGCGAAGGCGCACACCACTCCGGTAATTGGGGCGGGCTGCTGGCCAATCCCGGCATCATCCTGGCCAACGCCATCGCCAGCATGATCGACGAACATGGCCGGGTAAAAGTCGAGGGCTTGCAGCCCAGCGCACTGCCGGATTCGGTGCGACAGGCGCTGGCCGACATCGAAGTCGGTGGCGGGCCGGATGATCCGCAAATCGACGCCAACTGGGGCCACCCGGATCTGTCGCTGAGCGAGAAAGTCTTTGGCTGGAACACCCTCGATGTCATTGCCTTCAAGACTGGCAATCCAGACGCCCCGGTGCATGCAATCCCCGGCAAGGCCAACGCTCACTGCCATATCCGCTTTGTGGTAAACAGCGATTACACGACCTTTATCCCCGCCGTGCGCGCTCACCTGGATGCCCATGGTTTCAACAATGTCGAGGTCAAGCAAAGCCGCATCGATGTCATGCACGCCACCCGGCTGGACCCGCAAAGCCCATGGGTCAACTGGGCGCTCGACTCGTTGACGCAAACCACCGGAAAGAAACCGGCGCTGCTGCCCAACCTTGGCGGCTCCTTGCCCAACGACGTGTTTGCCGACGTGCTCGGCCTGCCGACCTTGTGGGTGCCGCATTCGTACCCGGCCTGTTCACAACATGCGCCCAACGAGCACTTGCTGGCACCGGTGGTCAAAGAAAGTCTGCAGATCATGGCCGGGCTGTTCTGGGACCTGGGCAACGATGCGGCACGTCTGAGCGAGGAACATCGGGCACGGGAGCGTGCGCAATGA
- a CDS encoding ABC transporter ATP-binding protein — MKKDIALELCDIRREFRISKGFFKPAATLKAVDGVSLRLMRGETLGLVGESGCGKSTLAKILLGLLQPTQGDVLVNGKHLPATDRKEMSRRIQPIFQDPYSSLNPRKTLREIITLPLIVHDIGTATERRKKTEQMLDVVGLPKRVIDSYPAQLSGGQRQRVAIARALVMRPDVLICDEPTSALDVSVQAQILNLLQDLKREFGLTYLLISHNLAVIEHLADRVAVMYLGRIVEERTRQSLFAEPGHPYTRALLDSVLTPDPRLGIPDIGLHGAFPNPMSPPTGCTFHPRCPNCMDRCKTAYPANDPIIGGNVRCHLHDSPTQTLELVHS, encoded by the coding sequence ATGAAAAAAGACATCGCTCTGGAGCTGTGCGATATCCGTCGCGAGTTCCGTATCAGCAAAGGCTTTTTCAAACCTGCCGCCACACTGAAAGCGGTTGATGGCGTATCACTGCGCCTGATGCGCGGTGAAACCCTCGGTCTGGTGGGTGAGTCCGGTTGCGGCAAAAGCACCCTGGCCAAGATCCTGCTCGGCCTGCTACAGCCCACTCAAGGCGACGTGCTGGTCAATGGCAAACATCTGCCAGCGACAGATCGCAAGGAGATGTCCCGGCGTATCCAGCCGATCTTCCAGGATCCGTATTCATCGCTGAACCCCCGCAAGACCCTGCGCGAAATCATCACCCTGCCGTTGATCGTCCACGACATCGGCACGGCCACCGAGCGCCGCAAGAAAACCGAACAAATGCTGGATGTAGTCGGCCTTCCCAAGCGCGTGATCGATAGCTATCCAGCCCAGTTATCCGGCGGCCAGCGCCAGCGCGTGGCGATTGCCAGGGCGCTGGTCATGCGTCCTGATGTGTTGATCTGCGACGAGCCGACTTCGGCGCTGGACGTGTCAGTGCAGGCGCAGATCCTCAATCTGTTGCAAGACCTCAAGCGCGAATTCGGCCTGACCTATTTGCTGATCAGCCACAACCTGGCGGTTATCGAGCACCTCGCCGACCGGGTGGCCGTGATGTATCTGGGGCGTATTGTCGAAGAACGCACCCGCCAGTCGCTGTTCGCCGAACCCGGCCATCCGTATACCCGCGCATTGCTCGATTCGGTGCTGACCCCCGATCCGCGCTTGGGCATTCCAGACATCGGCCTGCACGGCGCCTTCCCCAACCCGATGTCCCCGCCAACCGGCTGCACCTTTCACCCGCGCTGCCCGAACTGCATGGACCGTTGCAAAACGGCCTATCCGGCCAACGATCCAATTATCGGCGGCAACGTACGTTGCCACCTGCACGACAGTCCCACCCAAACACTGGAGCTTGTCCACTCATGA
- a CDS encoding ABC transporter ATP-binding protein, giving the protein MALLHVENLRVDIPMGHNPTADDMLHAVRGLDFQVERGEMLCIVGESGCGKSLTSLALMDLLPRKAKRTASRLTLDGIDLLGQSERSMCDLRGNRLAMIFQEPMTALNPAYSIGDQLSEVLTRHRKVSRKDALARAAQMLEKVGISNAGERLRQYPHQLSGGLRQRVIIAMALMCEPDLIIADEPTTALDVTIQAQILRLIRDIQKELGLAVIFITHDLGLVARIADRVAVMYAGEIVESAPARQLFENPRHPYTRGLLASIPIPGRTKPGEALGSIPGLVPSLVGEQHGCAFRNRCAHTVQACARDVPEVHQDGHMARCLLAASGLKPMLVKESARS; this is encoded by the coding sequence ATGGCACTACTCCATGTTGAAAACCTGCGGGTGGACATTCCCATGGGCCATAACCCGACAGCGGATGACATGCTGCATGCGGTGCGCGGCCTGGATTTTCAGGTCGAGCGCGGCGAGATGCTGTGCATTGTCGGAGAGTCCGGCTGCGGCAAATCCCTGACCTCGCTGGCACTCATGGACCTGCTGCCCCGCAAGGCCAAGCGCACCGCCAGCCGACTGACACTGGACGGCATCGACCTGCTCGGCCAGAGCGAGCGAAGCATGTGCGACCTGCGCGGCAACCGTCTGGCGATGATCTTCCAGGAGCCCATGACCGCGCTGAACCCGGCCTACAGCATTGGCGACCAGCTCAGTGAAGTGCTGACCCGGCACCGCAAGGTGTCGCGCAAGGATGCGCTGGCCCGCGCCGCGCAAATGCTGGAAAAGGTCGGCATCAGCAATGCCGGCGAGCGTCTGCGTCAGTACCCGCATCAACTCTCCGGGGGGTTGCGCCAGCGGGTGATTATCGCCATGGCGTTGATGTGCGAGCCCGACCTGATCATCGCTGACGAGCCGACCACCGCACTGGACGTGACCATTCAGGCGCAAATCCTGCGCCTGATCCGCGATATTCAGAAAGAACTGGGGCTGGCGGTGATCTTTATCACCCACGACCTTGGCCTGGTGGCCCGCATCGCCGACCGGGTGGCCGTGATGTATGCCGGGGAAATCGTCGAAAGCGCTCCCGCCCGACAACTCTTCGAGAACCCGCGGCATCCGTACACCCGTGGCCTGCTGGCCAGCATCCCGATTCCAGGGCGGACCAAACCGGGCGAAGCGCTGGGCTCGATTCCCGGTCTGGTGCCGAGCCTGGTGGGTGAACAACACGGGTGTGCCTTTCGCAATCGTTGCGCGCACACCGTCCAGGCGTGTGCCCGGGATGTGCCCGAAGTGCACCAGGACGGACATATGGCGCGCTGCCTGCTGGCGGCTTCCGGCCTGAAACCGATGCTGGTTAAAGAGAGTGCCCGCTCATGA
- a CDS encoding ABC transporter permease, with amino-acid sequence MSTPVTLAINDYLPPPSSLSRVLGKSFRHRGFAIGSALLLIIFAGALFAPWLAPYDPYAQDVMLRMKPPVWMANGTWEYVLGTDKLGRDYLSRLLYGARISLFIGVAAALISGVIGTVMGLLAGYYGGKVDAFISYLITTRLALPVVMVALASASLMGGSLKVVIILLGCLLWDRFAVVVRASVQQIRDAEYVASAQALGCSTLRILVSEILPNLVGALIVVATLEMAHAILLESALSFLGVGVQPPTPSWGLMIAEGKPYMFFSPWVIAIPGIALMILVLGINLVGDGLRDLILPDGRN; translated from the coding sequence ATGAGTACCCCCGTTACCCTCGCGATCAACGACTACCTGCCCCCACCAAGTAGCCTGAGCCGGGTGCTTGGCAAAAGCTTTCGCCACCGCGGCTTCGCCATCGGCAGTGCGTTGCTGCTGATCATTTTTGCTGGTGCGCTGTTCGCGCCATGGCTGGCGCCTTATGACCCTTATGCGCAAGACGTGATGTTGCGCATGAAGCCTCCGGTCTGGATGGCTAACGGCACTTGGGAATATGTCTTGGGCACCGACAAGCTGGGCCGCGATTACCTCTCACGGTTGCTCTACGGCGCCCGTATTTCACTGTTTATCGGCGTTGCGGCGGCGCTGATTTCCGGCGTCATCGGCACCGTCATGGGTCTGCTGGCCGGTTACTACGGTGGCAAGGTGGATGCGTTTATCAGCTACCTGATCACCACTCGGCTGGCGCTGCCTGTGGTCATGGTGGCCCTGGCCTCTGCCTCGTTGATGGGCGGCTCGCTGAAGGTGGTGATCATTCTGCTCGGTTGCCTGCTCTGGGACCGCTTCGCCGTGGTGGTTCGGGCCTCGGTGCAACAAATTCGCGATGCCGAATATGTTGCCTCGGCACAAGCCCTGGGCTGTTCGACCCTGCGCATTCTGGTCAGTGAAATCCTGCCCAATCTGGTTGGCGCGCTGATCGTGGTCGCGACCCTGGAAATGGCCCACGCGATCCTGCTGGAGTCAGCGCTGTCGTTCCTCGGGGTGGGCGTACAACCGCCGACGCCGTCCTGGGGACTGATGATCGCAGAGGGCAAACCCTACATGTTCTTCTCCCCGTGGGTCATCGCCATCCCAGGTATCGCCCTGATGATTCTGGTGCTGGGCATCAATCTGGTCGGCGACGGCCTGCGCGATCTGATCCTGCCCGATGGCCGCAACTGA
- a CDS encoding ABC transporter permease: MLGFLLRRLGIAFCVAITVSVISFSLLHLSGDLATAIGGPEATSEQIEQIRVQYGLNKPLPTQYVNWLGGLLRLDLGNSFFFQESVYNLVASRLPITLGLGAMALGIALLVAIPLGVLAAIKRDTWVDRLALSIAVLGQAMPSFWFALMLIVVFAVTLKWLPVSGNSSMLHFVMPAIALGYYATPAIMRLTRAGMLDVLSCDYIRTARAKGLRPAQVLFKHALRNALIPVVALAAVEFGFMLGGSVVIETVFSLQGIGQLAWDAIARDDFPVVQAVVLLIAVIYIILTLLADVLNALLDPRIRVR; encoded by the coding sequence ATGCTTGGGTTCCTTCTACGCCGTCTGGGCATCGCTTTTTGCGTCGCCATTACCGTGTCGGTGATCAGCTTCTCTCTGTTGCATCTGTCCGGCGACCTGGCCACGGCCATTGGCGGGCCGGAAGCCACCAGCGAACAGATCGAACAGATCCGTGTGCAATACGGCTTGAACAAACCGCTTCCCACCCAGTACGTCAACTGGCTGGGCGGTTTGCTGCGGCTGGACCTGGGCAACTCCTTTTTCTTTCAGGAGTCGGTCTATAACCTCGTCGCCAGCCGTTTGCCGATCACCCTCGGGTTAGGTGCCATGGCGCTGGGTATCGCCTTGCTGGTGGCGATTCCCCTGGGCGTACTGGCCGCGATCAAACGCGACACCTGGGTTGATCGACTGGCCTTGAGCATCGCGGTACTGGGCCAGGCAATGCCCAGTTTCTGGTTTGCGCTGATGCTGATCGTAGTGTTTGCGGTGACGCTCAAGTGGCTGCCAGTCTCCGGCAACTCAAGCATGCTGCATTTCGTCATGCCGGCCATTGCCTTGGGGTACTACGCAACGCCGGCCATCATGCGCCTGACCCGCGCAGGCATGCTGGATGTGCTCAGTTGCGATTACATCCGCACCGCTCGCGCCAAGGGGCTGCGCCCTGCGCAGGTGTTGTTCAAGCATGCATTGCGCAATGCATTGATTCCGGTCGTCGCACTGGCAGCGGTGGAGTTCGGCTTCATGCTCGGCGGTTCGGTGGTGATCGAAACCGTGTTTTCCCTGCAAGGCATCGGACAACTCGCCTGGGACGCCATCGCCCGTGACGACTTCCCGGTAGTCCAGGCCGTGGTCCTGTTGATTGCGGTGATCTACATCATCCTCACCTTGCTGGCCGATGTGCTCAACGCACTGCTCGACCCGCGCATTCGCGTGCGCTAG